A region from the Corallococcus caeni genome encodes:
- a CDS encoding M28 family metallopeptidase: MSPSRPLIRLAALSLALALPAPSRADAPLPSAREREAALLVGSVLGGTPMLEDLRSLVDEVGGRATGSDANTRSVEWALERFRAAGVTARAEPFPMPALWLERGATASVQGPGVRFAPRVAAMPFSAATSRGGLTAPLLEVGRGTEADFQRVGAKARGAYLLVETDELKDVDGLFREYDEAAVIESRAFAAGVAGVVYMGSRPGNQLYRHSVSVGPRNTRPMMVMERDGAKRALRLLRAGKALSLTATLDLRTGGPYEARNVIGEIRGTTRPDEVVVLGAHLDSWDLGGGALDNGANVAMLLDLARQMQRLGLKPARTLRFALWNGEEQGMYGSAGYARTHAAELDRHTLALSVDIGCGRITGFYTNGRAPLVPLVDRALKPVEGLGPFTQLDVPVVGTDNFDFMMHGVANLIANQEPATYGPNYHARSDEFEQCDARTLRANAAVVGALAWGFATMDEKLPRQSRAEVEALIRDTDLGQQMKAFNVWEEWASGARGHPLEGKPAPAPR, from the coding sequence ATGTCCCCTTCCCGCCCGCTGATCCGCCTCGCGGCGCTGTCCCTCGCCCTGGCCCTCCCGGCACCCTCCAGGGCCGACGCGCCCCTCCCTTCCGCGCGTGAGCGCGAGGCCGCGCTGCTCGTGGGGAGCGTGCTGGGAGGCACGCCCATGCTGGAGGACCTGCGCTCGCTGGTGGACGAGGTGGGCGGCAGGGCCACGGGCTCCGACGCCAACACCCGCTCCGTGGAGTGGGCGCTGGAGCGCTTCCGCGCGGCGGGCGTGACGGCGCGCGCGGAGCCCTTCCCCATGCCGGCGCTGTGGCTGGAGCGCGGCGCCACCGCCTCCGTGCAGGGCCCGGGCGTGCGCTTCGCCCCGCGCGTGGCCGCGATGCCCTTCTCCGCCGCCACGTCCAGGGGCGGCCTCACCGCGCCGCTGCTGGAGGTGGGCCGCGGCACCGAGGCGGACTTCCAGCGGGTGGGCGCGAAGGCGCGGGGCGCGTACCTGCTGGTGGAGACGGACGAGCTCAAGGACGTCGACGGGCTCTTCCGCGAGTACGACGAGGCGGCGGTCATCGAGTCCCGCGCGTTCGCCGCGGGCGTGGCCGGCGTCGTCTACATGGGCAGCCGGCCCGGCAACCAGCTCTACCGGCACAGCGTCTCCGTGGGCCCCCGGAACACCCGTCCCATGATGGTGATGGAGCGCGACGGCGCGAAGCGCGCGCTGCGGCTGCTGCGCGCGGGCAAGGCCCTGAGCCTCACCGCGACGCTGGACCTGCGCACGGGCGGCCCCTACGAGGCCCGCAACGTCATCGGCGAGATTCGCGGCACCACGCGCCCGGACGAGGTCGTCGTGCTGGGCGCGCACCTGGACAGCTGGGACCTGGGCGGTGGCGCGCTGGACAACGGCGCCAACGTCGCGATGCTGCTCGACCTCGCGCGCCAGATGCAGCGCCTGGGCCTGAAGCCCGCGCGCACCCTGCGCTTCGCGCTGTGGAACGGCGAGGAGCAGGGCATGTACGGCTCGGCCGGCTATGCGCGCACGCACGCGGCGGAGCTGGACCGGCACACGCTGGCGCTGTCGGTGGACATCGGCTGCGGGCGCATCACCGGCTTCTACACGAACGGCCGGGCGCCGCTGGTGCCGCTGGTGGACCGGGCGTTGAAGCCGGTGGAGGGCCTGGGGCCCTTCACGCAGCTGGACGTGCCGGTGGTGGGCACGGACAACTTCGACTTCATGATGCACGGCGTGGCCAACCTCATCGCCAACCAGGAACCGGCCACGTACGGACCCAACTACCACGCGCGCTCGGACGAGTTCGAACAGTGCGACGCCCGCACGCTGCGCGCCAACGCGGCCGTGGTGGGCGCGCTCGCGTGGGGCTTCGCCACCATGGACGAGAAGCTGCCCCGCCAGAGCCGCGCGGAGGTGGAGGCGCTCATCCGGGACACCGACCTGGGCCAGCAGATGAAGGCCTTCAACGTCTGGGAGGAGTGGGCCAGCGGCGCCCGGGGACATCCCCTGGAAGGCAAGCCCGCGCCCGCCCCGCGCTGA